The proteins below come from a single Ovis aries strain OAR_USU_Benz2616 breed Rambouillet chromosome 18, ARS-UI_Ramb_v3.0, whole genome shotgun sequence genomic window:
- the LOC105601897 gene encoding uncharacterized protein LOC105601897, translating to MAGLRNGHRSCIRAAFTASTRAGFQKRQRNRLHRLKASHKKNHLDFVEGIWRELLDPYDADWEDARGHASCHLSACSLGAASCDEPLHMLKSRGPGDVSLEDPLSANLPVLVLTATGWASAAPEASDVDMQPVEAGRLEARGRMARLPGPPEDSGMMEEDRGSPEAGRPQGRARRSRLPPRLGTERDRGPKLPLSKRKLELLLAEPEKSKRKKQYVV from the exons ATGGCTGGTCTGCGGAACGGCCATCGCAGCTGCATCCGGGCCGCGTTCACAGCCAGCACCAGGGCTGGCTtccagaagaggcagagaaacaggCTCCATCGCCTCAAG GCCAGTCACAAGAAGAATCATCTGGACTTTGTTGAAGGCATCTGGAGAGAG CTTTTAGATCCGTACGACGCTGACTGGGAAGACGCCCGTGGCCACGCCTCCTGTCATCTCAGTGCCTGTTCCTTGGGTGCTGCGAGCTGTGACGAGCCTCTGCACATGCTCAAGTCCAGGGGTCCCGGGGATGTGAGCTTAGAAGACCCCCTCTCGGCGAACCTTCCGGTCTTGGTCCTGACGGCCACCGGCTGGGCTTCTGCAGCCCCGGAGGCCAGCGACGTGGACATGCAACCTGTGGAGGCAGGCCGCCTGGAGGCGCGGGGGCGGATGGCCCGGCTGCCTGGACCCCCAGAGGACTCGGGGATGATGGAGGAAGACCGGGGGTCCCCCGAGGCTGGCAGACCCCAGGGCAGGGCCAGAAGGTCACGGCTGCCCCCCAGACTCGGGACCGAGAGGGACAGGGGGCCCAAGCTCCCCCTCTCCAAGAGGAAACTGGAACTTTTACTTGCAGAGCCGGAGAAGAGTAAGCGAAAGAAGCAGTACGTGGTCTAG